The following coding sequences are from one Musa acuminata AAA Group cultivar baxijiao chromosome BXJ1-6, Cavendish_Baxijiao_AAA, whole genome shotgun sequence window:
- the LOC103989585 gene encoding photosystem I reaction center subunit III, chloroplastic-like, protein MASLSSISALSKPLSPNPKAVTFKPRFSISCSSSLPQQQEGEDSISSSLKTFSAALALSSLLVSSAAAPPPAAADISGLTPCKESKAFAKREKQSIKKLEASLNKYAPDSAPALAIKASIEKTKRRFENYGKFGLLCGSDGLPHLIVNGDQRHWGEFITPGLFFLYIAGWIGWVGRSYLIAIRDDKKPTVKEIIIDVPLASRLLWRGFIWPVAAYRELVNGELVAKDV, encoded by the coding sequence ATGGCTTCTCTATCTTCCATCTCCGCCCTCTCCAAACCCCTCTCCCCAAATCCCAAAGCTGTCACCTTTAAGCCTCGCTTCTCCATCTCATGCTCTTCTTCCTTACCCCAACAACAAGAAGGAGAAGactccatctcttcctctctcaaGACCTTCTCCGCGGCCTTGGCGCTCTCTTCCCTCCTcgtctcctccgccgccgcccctcCCCCAGCGGCCGCCGACATCTCCGGCCTCACTCCCTGCAAGGAGTCCAAGGCCTTCGCGAAGCGAGAGAAGCAGTCCATCAAGAAGCTGGAGGCCTCCCTGAACAAGTACGCGCCCGACTCAGCGCCGGCGCTCGCCATTAAGGCCTCCATCGAGAAGACCAAGCGCCGGTTCGAGAACTACGGCAAATTCGGCCTCCTGTGCGGCTCCGACGGTCTGCCCCACCTCATCGTCAACGGCGACCAGCGGCACTGGGGCGAGTTCATCACCCCGGGCCTGTTCTTCCTCTACATCGCCGGCTGGATCGGGTGGGTCGGACGGAGCTACCTGATCGCCATCCGGGACGACAAGAAGCCCACCGTGAAGGAGATCATCATCGACGTCCCGCTCGCCAGCCGGCTGTTGTGGAGGGGCTTCATCTGGCCAGTGGCGGCGTACAGGGAGCTCGTCAACGGGGAGCTCGTCGCCAAAGACGTGTGA
- the LOC103989588 gene encoding protein JASON-like isoform X2: MGCMFRCFGFKNNNGERRSHPVPSSSVSTSKIDQGYLVPKRQLGSLFLDEDSPPKQVTIPSAKKNGVKDGLCGEFKHEADFLKACGAILQTPVEIKKTSVGTVQAPHEHGVSSSYNSWVPGTSCKKLLWDEKRELSQCPIQMQDFAGFLQSNSQSCIFEGHQTQHCKCSFPSTNWSNSVDLGVVQNESALEPKLDIHTPDISHQHKSQTRNCASKCSPFPTPLKVTNEMETPATVYPANRENVRTGRNATIQTQYVCPVINAVENLSRWKLLDEDSSEKLQSYDNLDKKTNHSPDTGDKMQQLQLISAPEDSQLSITHRLTSPSDKRRQKDEEVYTDKYVSGKTMNKLEAPSDDRDKTILSLKYPEQVVTSLSQWLKPPIKKDGLHDELHEKSRSGKSSDADRPILGMVAAHWKDEEPEPKLSKRWDGNGIPNSTNKYKEDQKVSWHATPFEERLEKALSDENFIPQRNLHHGKLIELEGEGELSDTAAS; the protein is encoded by the exons ATGGGCTGTATGTTCAGATGCTTTGGGTTCAAAAATAACAATGGTGAACGGAGGAGCCATCCGGTTCCCAGTTCAAGTGTTTCCACGAGCAAG ATCGATCAGGGCTATTTGGTGCCAAAGCGGCAGCTGGGATCCTTGTTTCTGGATGAAG ATTCCCCACCTAAGCAAGTAACAATTCCGAGTGCGAAGAAAAATGGTGTCAAAGATGGCTTATGCGGGGAATTTAAGCATGAG GCTGACTTTCTCAAGGCTTGTGGTGCTATACTCCAAACTCccgtagaaataaaaaaaacatcgGTAGGAACTGTCCAAGCTCCTCATGAGCATGGTGTTTCTTCCAGTTATAACTCATGGGTTCCTGGAACTTCTTGTAAGAAGCTTCTTTGGGATGAAAAACGTGAGCTTTCCCAATGTCCTATACAGATGCAAGACTTTGCTGGTTTTTTGCAGAGCAACTCTCAGAG CTGTATATTTGAGGGTCATCAAACTCAGCACTGTAAATGTTCTTTCCCTTCGACTAATTGGAGCAACTCAGTGGACCTAGGTGTAGTACAAAATGAATCTGCTCTGGAACCAAAATTGGATATTCATACCCCAGATATATCTCATCAACACAAGTCCCAGACTCGGAATTGTGCTTCTAAATGTTCACCTTTTCCAACACCACTGAAAGTGACCAATGAGATGGAGACACCTGCAACAGTATATCCTGCCAATCGAGAGAATGTTAGAACTGGGAGAAACGCCACAATTCAGACACAGTATGTATGTCCGGTTATCAATGCTGTGGAAAATCTCTCTCGGTGGAAACTGTTGGATGAAGATTCCTCTGAAAAATTGCAATCATATGACAATCTAGATAAGAAAACAAATCATAGTCCTGATACTGGAGATAAAATGCAACAATTGCAACTTATATCAGCTCCTGAGGATTCTCAATTGTCTATCACCCACAGGCTCACCTCTCCAAGTGATAAGAGAAGACAAAAAGATGAGGAAGTCTACACTGATAAATATGTTTCTGGGAAGACTATGAACAAATTGGAAGCACCTTCCGATGATAGAGATAAGACAATATTGAGCCTGAAATACCCAGAGCAAGTAGTAACAAGCTTATCTCAATGGTTGAAACCTCCTATTAAAAAGGATGGACTGCACGATGAGCTTCATGAAAAATCTCGCTCAGGAAAGAGCTCTGATGCAGACAGGCCTATTCTTGGCATGGTTGCAGCACACTGGAAAGATGAAGAGCCTGAACCTAAATTGTCGAAAAGGTGGGATGGAAATGGAATTCCAAACTCAACAAACAAGTATAAAGAG GATCAGAAAGTCAGCTGGCATGCAACCCCATTTGAAGAGAGACTAGAGAAAGCACTCTCTGATGAAAATTTCATACCACAAAG GAACCTTCATCATGGAAAACTGATAGAATTGGAGGGTGAAGGTGAGCTAAGCGATACGGCGGCATCATAA
- the LOC103989588 gene encoding protein JASON-like isoform X1 → MGCMFRCFGFKNNNGERRSHPVPSSSVSTSKIDQGYLVPKRQLGSLFLDEETDSPPKQVTIPSAKKNGVKDGLCGEFKHEADFLKACGAILQTPVEIKKTSVGTVQAPHEHGVSSSYNSWVPGTSCKKLLWDEKRELSQCPIQMQDFAGFLQSNSQSCIFEGHQTQHCKCSFPSTNWSNSVDLGVVQNESALEPKLDIHTPDISHQHKSQTRNCASKCSPFPTPLKVTNEMETPATVYPANRENVRTGRNATIQTQYVCPVINAVENLSRWKLLDEDSSEKLQSYDNLDKKTNHSPDTGDKMQQLQLISAPEDSQLSITHRLTSPSDKRRQKDEEVYTDKYVSGKTMNKLEAPSDDRDKTILSLKYPEQVVTSLSQWLKPPIKKDGLHDELHEKSRSGKSSDADRPILGMVAAHWKDEEPEPKLSKRWDGNGIPNSTNKYKEDQKVSWHATPFEERLEKALSDENFIPQRNLHHGKLIELEGEGELSDTAAS, encoded by the exons ATGGGCTGTATGTTCAGATGCTTTGGGTTCAAAAATAACAATGGTGAACGGAGGAGCCATCCGGTTCCCAGTTCAAGTGTTTCCACGAGCAAG ATCGATCAGGGCTATTTGGTGCCAAAGCGGCAGCTGGGATCCTTGTTTCTGGATGAAG AGACAGATTCCCCACCTAAGCAAGTAACAATTCCGAGTGCGAAGAAAAATGGTGTCAAAGATGGCTTATGCGGGGAATTTAAGCATGAG GCTGACTTTCTCAAGGCTTGTGGTGCTATACTCCAAACTCccgtagaaataaaaaaaacatcgGTAGGAACTGTCCAAGCTCCTCATGAGCATGGTGTTTCTTCCAGTTATAACTCATGGGTTCCTGGAACTTCTTGTAAGAAGCTTCTTTGGGATGAAAAACGTGAGCTTTCCCAATGTCCTATACAGATGCAAGACTTTGCTGGTTTTTTGCAGAGCAACTCTCAGAG CTGTATATTTGAGGGTCATCAAACTCAGCACTGTAAATGTTCTTTCCCTTCGACTAATTGGAGCAACTCAGTGGACCTAGGTGTAGTACAAAATGAATCTGCTCTGGAACCAAAATTGGATATTCATACCCCAGATATATCTCATCAACACAAGTCCCAGACTCGGAATTGTGCTTCTAAATGTTCACCTTTTCCAACACCACTGAAAGTGACCAATGAGATGGAGACACCTGCAACAGTATATCCTGCCAATCGAGAGAATGTTAGAACTGGGAGAAACGCCACAATTCAGACACAGTATGTATGTCCGGTTATCAATGCTGTGGAAAATCTCTCTCGGTGGAAACTGTTGGATGAAGATTCCTCTGAAAAATTGCAATCATATGACAATCTAGATAAGAAAACAAATCATAGTCCTGATACTGGAGATAAAATGCAACAATTGCAACTTATATCAGCTCCTGAGGATTCTCAATTGTCTATCACCCACAGGCTCACCTCTCCAAGTGATAAGAGAAGACAAAAAGATGAGGAAGTCTACACTGATAAATATGTTTCTGGGAAGACTATGAACAAATTGGAAGCACCTTCCGATGATAGAGATAAGACAATATTGAGCCTGAAATACCCAGAGCAAGTAGTAACAAGCTTATCTCAATGGTTGAAACCTCCTATTAAAAAGGATGGACTGCACGATGAGCTTCATGAAAAATCTCGCTCAGGAAAGAGCTCTGATGCAGACAGGCCTATTCTTGGCATGGTTGCAGCACACTGGAAAGATGAAGAGCCTGAACCTAAATTGTCGAAAAGGTGGGATGGAAATGGAATTCCAAACTCAACAAACAAGTATAAAGAG GATCAGAAAGTCAGCTGGCATGCAACCCCATTTGAAGAGAGACTAGAGAAAGCACTCTCTGATGAAAATTTCATACCACAAAG GAACCTTCATCATGGAAAACTGATAGAATTGGAGGGTGAAGGTGAGCTAAGCGATACGGCGGCATCATAA
- the LOC103989587 gene encoding phytoene synthase 2, chloroplastic isoform X2 yields the protein MSGSVVWVVSPKESIRCSLLNQFIEVKRRSWRRSSVAWSFSRPAPASGHSVPASLVVTPPRTSEELVYEVVLRQAALVGETKRKRPATVQLPPVPLRGDLLYEAYERCGEVCAEYAKNFYLGTLLMTPERRRAIWAIDVWCRRTDELVDGPNASHMTPTALDRWQNRLEDLFNGRPYDLYDAALSDTVSKFPVDIQPFKAMVDGMRMDLWKSRYNNFDELYLYCYYVAGTVGLMSVPVMGIAPDSKASTESVYNAALALGIANQLTNILRDVGEDARRGRIYLPQDELAQAGLSDDDIFKGRVTDKWRSFMKGQIRRARMFFEEAEKGIYELNSASRWPVLASLLLYRQILDAIEANDYNNFTRRAYVGIAKKLASLPIAYARALRGPSRFTGATRT from the exons ATGTCTGGCTCTGTTGTCTGGGTTGTATCGCCCAAGGAGAGCATCAGGTGCTCGTTGCTGAACCAGTTCATAGAGGTGAAGAGGCGGAGCTGGAGGAGAAGCAGCGTGGCGTGGAGCTTTTCTCGGCCGGCGCCCGCCTCAGGGCACTCGGTGCCCGCCAGCCTGGTCGTGACGCCGCCGAGGACCTCCGAGGAGCTGGTCTACGAGGTGGTCCTCAGGCAGGCGGCGCTGGTGGGCGAGACGAAGAGGAAGAGGCCGGCGACGGTGCAGCTCCCGCCGGTTCCTCTGCGAGGGGACCTCCTTTACGAGGCGTACGAGCGGTGCGGCGAGGTCTGCGCTGAGTATGCCAAGAATTTCTACTTGG GAACATTGCTTATGACTCCAGAGAGGAGAAGGGCTATTTGGGCAATCGATG TGTGGTGCAGAAGAACTGACGAACTTGTCGATGGACCCAATGCTTCCCACATGACACCCACTGCTCTGGATCGGTGGCAGAACAGATTGGAAGATCTATTCAATGGCCGCCCATACGATCTGTATGATGCGGCTCTGTCAGACACTGTATCGAAGTTCCCAGTGGACATTCAG CCCTTCAAGGCCATGGTAGATGGAATGAGAATGGACCTGTGGAAATCAAGATACAACAACTTCGATGAGCTCTATCTCTACTGCTACTATGTAGCTGGCACAGTGGGGCTGATGAGTGTGCCAGTGATGGGGATTGCCCCAGATTCGAAGGCCTCGACCGAGAGCGTCTACAACGCAGCCTTGGCTCTTGGCATTGCCAATCAGCTAACCAACATACTAAGGGATGTTGGAGAAGA TGCTAGGAGGGGGAGAATCTACCTTCCGCAGGATGAATTGGCACAAGCTGGTCTATCAGATGATGACATCTTCAAAGGAAGAGTGACAGACAAATGGAGGAGCTTCATGAAGGGACAGATTAGGCGAGCCAGGATGTTCTTTGAGGAGGCCGAGAAGGGCATATACGAGCTGAATTCAGCTAGCAGATGGCCG GTTTTGGCTTCTCTGCTGCTATATCGACAGATCCTTGACGCCATCGAAGCAAATGACTACAACAACTTCACAAGGCGTGCATATGTAGGAATAGCAAAGAAACTGGCTTCATTGCCCATAGCATATGCCAGGGCACTTCGGGGCCCTTCCAGGTTTACAGGAGCAACAAGGACATAA
- the LOC103989587 gene encoding phytoene synthase 2, chloroplastic isoform X1 has product MSGSVVWVVSPKESIRCSLLNQFIEVKRRSWRRSSVAWSFSRPAPASGHSVPASLVVTPPRTSEELVYEVVLRQAALVGETKRKRPATVQLPPVPLRGDLLYEAYERCGEVCAEYAKNFYLGTLLMTPERRRAIWAIDVWCRRTDELVDGPNASHMTPTALDRWQNRLEDLFNGRPYDLYDAALSDTVSKFPVDIQVKKDTESYQLSKTPEDDTYLMLLLVQPFKAMVDGMRMDLWKSRYNNFDELYLYCYYVAGTVGLMSVPVMGIAPDSKASTESVYNAALALGIANQLTNILRDVGEDARRGRIYLPQDELAQAGLSDDDIFKGRVTDKWRSFMKGQIRRARMFFEEAEKGIYELNSASRWPVLASLLLYRQILDAIEANDYNNFTRRAYVGIAKKLASLPIAYARALRGPSRFTGATRT; this is encoded by the exons ATGTCTGGCTCTGTTGTCTGGGTTGTATCGCCCAAGGAGAGCATCAGGTGCTCGTTGCTGAACCAGTTCATAGAGGTGAAGAGGCGGAGCTGGAGGAGAAGCAGCGTGGCGTGGAGCTTTTCTCGGCCGGCGCCCGCCTCAGGGCACTCGGTGCCCGCCAGCCTGGTCGTGACGCCGCCGAGGACCTCCGAGGAGCTGGTCTACGAGGTGGTCCTCAGGCAGGCGGCGCTGGTGGGCGAGACGAAGAGGAAGAGGCCGGCGACGGTGCAGCTCCCGCCGGTTCCTCTGCGAGGGGACCTCCTTTACGAGGCGTACGAGCGGTGCGGCGAGGTCTGCGCTGAGTATGCCAAGAATTTCTACTTGG GAACATTGCTTATGACTCCAGAGAGGAGAAGGGCTATTTGGGCAATCGATG TGTGGTGCAGAAGAACTGACGAACTTGTCGATGGACCCAATGCTTCCCACATGACACCCACTGCTCTGGATCGGTGGCAGAACAGATTGGAAGATCTATTCAATGGCCGCCCATACGATCTGTATGATGCGGCTCTGTCAGACACTGTATCGAAGTTCCCAGTGGACATTCAGGTAAAGAAAGATACTGAAAGCTATCAACTTTCAAAGACACCTGAAGATGACACATATCTCATGTTGCTCCTCGTGCAGCCCTTCAAGGCCATGGTAGATGGAATGAGAATGGACCTGTGGAAATCAAGATACAACAACTTCGATGAGCTCTATCTCTACTGCTACTATGTAGCTGGCACAGTGGGGCTGATGAGTGTGCCAGTGATGGGGATTGCCCCAGATTCGAAGGCCTCGACCGAGAGCGTCTACAACGCAGCCTTGGCTCTTGGCATTGCCAATCAGCTAACCAACATACTAAGGGATGTTGGAGAAGA TGCTAGGAGGGGGAGAATCTACCTTCCGCAGGATGAATTGGCACAAGCTGGTCTATCAGATGATGACATCTTCAAAGGAAGAGTGACAGACAAATGGAGGAGCTTCATGAAGGGACAGATTAGGCGAGCCAGGATGTTCTTTGAGGAGGCCGAGAAGGGCATATACGAGCTGAATTCAGCTAGCAGATGGCCG GTTTTGGCTTCTCTGCTGCTATATCGACAGATCCTTGACGCCATCGAAGCAAATGACTACAACAACTTCACAAGGCGTGCATATGTAGGAATAGCAAAGAAACTGGCTTCATTGCCCATAGCATATGCCAGGGCACTTCGGGGCCCTTCCAGGTTTACAGGAGCAACAAGGACATAA
- the LOC135677143 gene encoding CBBY-like protein, whose translation MRDAVAASRINLHLSFPIPFSCDPAFPPRPMAAAAVARCLVPSGSLPALPVAWHDVPKNPSPSPPPPLPCVAGFCRGSVGFPTCKNAKSPRFSSSRRFSSSDLQDSKPAQDLALLLEVEGVIADIYRLGNRQAFNVAFQKLGLDCANWTEPIYADLSRKAAGDEERMLILFFNRIGWPASLPTNEKEAFMKRVLREKQKALEDFSTSSSLTLRPGVENFIDDALNEGLPVALLIAYSKYGDKACRSIIEKLGQERLSKVKIVGKEEVKESLYGQLVLGKGVSSSLEELLAKEVQKAASMEKQRIAQDVASILKLSVDIDISSPESLENIIVTLRAGAEYTGLPVDNCVLIAGSQSGVYGAERIGMPCVVIRSGATARAEFRSAKAVMDAFGGADLTLSKLRRKKWS comes from the exons TCACGGATCAATCTGCATCTCTCCTTCCCCATTCCTTTCTCCTGCGATCCCGCCTTCCCACCGCGGCCGATGGCCGCGGCCGCCGTCGCCCGATGCCTCGTTCCTAGCGGTTCCCTCCCCGCCTTGCCCGTCGCCTGGCACGATGTCCCCAAGAACCCGTCTccttctccgccgccgccgcttcccTGCGTTGCCGGCTTCTGCAGGGGCTCCGTCGGTTTTCCCACCTGCAAGAACGCCAAATCGCCCCGATTTTCGTCTTCCCGTCGCTTCTCCTCGTCCGATCTCCAAGATTCGAAGCCGGCGCAGGACCTCGCTCTTCTCCTTGAAGTCGAAGG GGTTATTGCAGACATATATCGTTTAGGAAATCGTCAAGCGTTTAATGTAG CATTTCAGAAACTTGGGCTGGATTGTGCTAATTGGACAGAACCGATATATGCTGATCTGAGTAG GAAGGCTGCTGGTGACGAAGAACGGATGTTGATCTTATTTTTCAACAGG ATTGGCTGGCCTGCTTCATTGCCTACAAATGAGAAAGAAGCATTCATGAAAAGAGTTTTACGTGAAAAG CAAAAAGCTTTGGAAGATTTTTCTACCTCAAGCAGCTTAACTTTGCGACCTGGGGTTGAGAA TTTTATTGATGATGCACTTAATGAAGGTTTACCTGTTGCCCTGCTGATAGCCTACAGCAAATATGGGGACAAAGCATGCAG GTCTATTATTGAAAAACTGGGCCAAGAACGGTTGTCCAAAGTGAAAATAGTTGGTAAGGAAGAAGTGAAAGAAAGTTTGTATGGGCAACTTGTTCTAGGGAAAGGAGTGTCATCTAGCTTGGAGGAGTTACTTGCCAAAGAAGTACAGAAAGCAG CTTCGATGGAGAAGCAAAGGATTGCACAGGATGTTGCATCCATTTTGAAACTAAGTGTTGATATAGATATCAGTTCGCCTGAAAG CTTGGAGAACATAATTGTAACATTGCGAGCTGGAGCTGAATATACAGGTTTACCTGTGGACAACTGTGTGCTGATAGCGGGAAGCCAATCTGGTGTCTATGGGGCTGAGCGAATAGGAATGccttgtgttgttatccgaagcgG CGCCACAGCTAGAGCTGAATTCCGGTCAGCAAAGGCTGTTATGGATGCATTTGGTGGAGCGGATCTAACTCTCTCTAAGCTGCGCCGCAAGAAGTGGTCGTAG